One Sphingomonas kaistensis genomic window, CCGACATGGCGTACGTCGTCGGCGACGCATTGTTCACGGGCGATACGATGTTCATGCCCGATTATGGCTCGGCCCGCGCCGACTTCCCGGGCGGTGACGCGCGGCAGCTTTATCGCTCGGTCCGCCGGCTGATGAAGCTGCCGGACGAAACCCGAGTCTTCGTGTGTCACGACTACAAGGCGCCGAACCGCGACGAGTTCGTGTGGGAAACCACCATGCTCGCCGAGCGCATCGCCAATGTCCACATCCACGAGGGGGTGAGCGAGGACGATTTCGTCGCCATGCGCACCCAGCGCGACGCGACCCTGTCGATGCCCAAACTCATTCTGCCTTCGTTGCAGGTGAACATGCGCGGCGGGCACCTGCCGAACCCGAGGACAATGGCGTGCGCTACCTCAAGCAGCCGATCGACCTGCTGTGAGCGGGCTGTTCGCCAACGCGCAGCCGTTGCACGGCCTTGCCGGCGGCGTGATGATCGGCCTTGCGGCAGCGCTGATGCTGCTCGGGGCCGGCCGCATCGCCGGCGTGTCGGGCATTGCCGCCCGCGCCACGGGTCTTGCCGACAGCGGGATGTCGCGCAGCAGCGCGTGGATGTTCCTGATCGGCCTGCCGCTCGGGGCTCTGGCTGTCATTGCCATCACCGGACAGGGACCGGCCGAGTTCGCGTCCTGGCCGGTGCTGGTCGTTGCCGGGCTGCTAGTGGGCATCGGAACACGGATGGGTAGCGGCTGCACCAGCGGGCATGGCGTCTGCGGTGTAAGCCGACTGTCCCAGCGCTCGATGATCGCCACCGCGACCTTCATGGCAGCCGGCATCGCGACGGTCGTCATCACCAACCGTCTGGGAGGCCTGTCATGAGCGCTGCCAAACGCTTCCTCCCGCCGCTCCTGTCGGGAGCGTTGTTCGGTGGCGGGCTCAGCATCGGCGGAATGACCGATCCGGCCCGCGTGCGCGGCTTTCTCGATCTGTTCGGTGCGTGGGACCCGACAATGGCGTTCGTCATGGGCGGCGCGGTGATCGTTATGGCGATCGCCTGGCGCCTGCAGGCGAGGATGGCGCGGCCGCTGTTCGGCGAGCGCTTCGCCCTGCCGGACCGGACCGACCTCGACGGCCAGCTGATCGCCGGCTCCGCGCTGTTCGGCATCGGCTGGGGCATCGCCGGGCTGTGCCCCGGGCCCGCCGTCGCCTCTCTCGCGCTGGCGCCAACCGCCGTGCTTCCCTTCGTCGCGGCCATGCTCATCGGCATGATCGCCCACCACCTTTTTCCAGAGCGCCGCCGGGCGCTCGCCAGTCAGGGATCATGACCCATGAAACTTGCCGTTCTCACCCCTAACGTCACCGTACTGGCCCAGCCGTCGGCCGAGGACATCGTGGACCTCGCCGCGAAAGGCTATCGCTCGATCATCGGCAATCGTCCTGATGGCGAAAGCGAGGATCAACCCTCATGGGCGGAGCTCGAAGCCGCCGCTTCCGGGGCTGGCCTCGAAGCGCGCCACATCCCGGTCGTCATGGGTCAGATCACCGACGAACAGGTCGCCGAGTTTCGCGAGGCGCTGGAAACGCTGCCTAAGCCGATCGCAATATTCTGTCGCACCGGCACGCGCGCCGCGCTCTTATGGGCGCTGGCCAATCAAGCCAATCTGACGGTGGATGAACGCATCGGCATAGCCGCCAAGGACGATTACGATCTCGAGCCGTTCCGCCAGCGCTTGTCGCAGGAAGTGGCCCAGCCCGGAACACA contains:
- a CDS encoding YeeE/YedE family protein is translated as MIGLAAALMLLGAGRIAGVSGIAARATGLADSGMSRSSAWMFLIGLPLGALAVIAITGQGPAEFASWPVLVVAGLLVGIGTRMGSGCTSGHGVCGVSRLSQRSMIATATFMAAGIATVVITNRLGGLS
- a CDS encoding YeeE/YedE family protein, with the translated sequence MSAAKRFLPPLLSGALFGGGLSIGGMTDPARVRGFLDLFGAWDPTMAFVMGGAVIVMAIAWRLQARMARPLFGERFALPDRTDLDGQLIAGSALFGIGWGIAGLCPGPAVASLALAPTAVLPFVAAMLIGMIAHHLFPERRRALASQGS
- a CDS encoding TIGR01244 family sulfur transferase, translating into MKLAVLTPNVTVLAQPSAEDIVDLAAKGYRSIIGNRPDGESEDQPSWAELEAAASGAGLEARHIPVVMGQITDEQVAEFREALETLPKPIAIFCRTGTRAALLWALANQANLTVDERIGIAAKDDYDLEPFRQRLSQEVAQPGTQPTSG